A section of the Chlamydiales bacterium STE3 genome encodes:
- a CDS encoding hypothetical protein (Product derived from UniProtKB/Trembl:Q6MCS9), with translation MFETNSPKVRKQFFGLLTNRWALGCCLILIFQQLTEASSTLWLVLLVKAITAGNPFFHFLLFYLGALALPYIPWCIAFVLRASWKQEAQRSFINAFVSSNRNNIGEWNNKALKEEKLSILTSEGPQAINALIDYVFDLFSYGLSVVFNIIALSIVVEPLFAIAYTISITVVVLIMNLKKRAQRQLTKKALTARIDLTHSLLAAWDNVLLGNNYNFNLWQERTTQRLNRCLQKNVDLERFDQIMAIFVSLMTSIPSIFVVIYFVLKHQQDPVTLSAFIVTLPVLFLILSYTYQTLSLAFRWGMHKSKFVALFKAIQASRETATHLEKKVKWGKIKLGNSTVDSQISLMGPKELCFQKELLERTSSAGRLTIRGENGSGKSTLLMILKEHLKNKAFFLPTHNQLSFTSETNKYSTGESLKNRLVEILSKVDVDVLLLDEWDANLDQENREILSSLLDEISEKKCVVEVRHR, from the coding sequence ATGTTTGAAACTAATTCTCCCAAAGTACGTAAACAGTTTTTTGGGCTTTTGACCAATCGTTGGGCCTTGGGATGTTGTTTAATCCTAATCTTTCAACAATTAACCGAAGCATCTTCTACTCTATGGTTAGTACTGCTTGTTAAGGCAATTACTGCCGGAAATCCTTTTTTCCATTTTCTTCTCTTTTATCTTGGAGCCTTAGCACTTCCTTATATCCCCTGGTGTATTGCATTCGTACTGCGAGCTTCTTGGAAACAAGAAGCGCAGCGTTCCTTTATCAACGCTTTTGTTAGCTCAAACCGCAATAATATTGGTGAGTGGAATAACAAAGCTTTGAAAGAGGAAAAACTCTCTATTCTTACCTCAGAGGGACCTCAAGCCATCAATGCTCTAATCGACTATGTTTTCGATCTTTTTTCCTACGGACTAAGTGTGGTTTTTAATATTATCGCCCTCTCCATTGTGGTTGAACCACTGTTTGCTATTGCCTACACTATTAGTATTACTGTCGTTGTTTTGATCATGAATCTAAAAAAGAGAGCCCAGCGACAGCTGACGAAAAAAGCACTGACAGCAAGGATTGATCTTACCCATTCTCTCCTGGCCGCTTGGGATAACGTTTTACTTGGCAACAATTACAACTTTAATCTCTGGCAGGAACGCACAACCCAGAGATTAAATCGCTGTCTGCAAAAAAATGTGGATTTAGAAAGATTTGACCAAATTATGGCCATTTTCGTATCTTTAATGACCTCAATTCCCTCTATTTTTGTTGTGATTTATTTCGTTCTTAAACATCAACAAGATCCTGTCACTCTTTCAGCATTTATTGTTACCCTCCCCGTTCTGTTTCTAATATTGTCCTATACCTATCAAACACTTTCTTTGGCTTTTCGCTGGGGAATGCATAAATCTAAGTTTGTAGCACTTTTTAAAGCAATTCAGGCATCAAGAGAGACTGCTACCCACCTGGAGAAAAAAGTCAAGTGGGGTAAAATCAAATTAGGCAACTCTACTGTAGATAGCCAAATTTCTCTCATGGGCCCAAAAGAATTATGCTTTCAAAAAGAATTATTAGAACGTACTTCTTCTGCGGGCAGACTTACAATAAGAGGAGAGAATGGCTCAGGAAAATCCACCTTGTTAATGATTTTGAAGGAGCATTTAAAAAACAAAGCTTTTTTTCTGCCAACCCACAACCAATTAAGTTTTACTTCTGAAACTAATAAGTATTCTACTGGAGAATCTTTGAAGAATCGATTAGTGGAAATCTTATCAAAAGTTGATGTTGATGTCCTCCTTTTAGATGAATGGGATGCTAATTTAGATCAAGAAAATCGTGAAATCCTTTCTTCTTTACTAGATGAAATTTCTGAAAAGAAATGTGTCGTTGAAGTGCGCCATCGCTAA
- a CDS encoding putative protein YtfP (Product derived from UniProtKB/Swiss-Prot:Q795R8;Gene name derived from UniProtKB/Swiss-Prot:Q795R8; Uncharacterized protein YtfP) — protein MHATILAIHYPRCEKLKKKQKSRQMEKMDYDVIVIGGGAAGFFSAINCSEANPHLRIAILEKTNQVLTKVKISGGGRCNVTHACFDERELIKNYPRGNKELLGPFTRFKTSNTIEWFRERGVKLKIEEDGRMFPTTDSSSTIIDCFLKEIERLNVRLFLNANVKKIKRKQDSCLVEVGEKVIETRNVLLSTGSNAKGLELAAGLGHKVVDPVPSLFTFNVPDSPFLDLAGISINPVEVSISETRLKERGPVLLTHWGFSGPAILKLSAWGARILNDRKYETQFSIDWVPDITSENLKETILLLKSKKPNARCSLEEVTFLPKNLAKRFLELLDLEEIRYASLSKKQIEALVTSIKCSHFSLKGKTTYKQEFVTSGGIDLKEVNFKTLESLLIPGLFFAGEILNIDGITGGFNFQNAWTTSWIAAQAIKEKGQK, from the coding sequence ATGCATGCAACAATCCTAGCAATCCATTATCCTAGATGTGAAAAATTAAAAAAAAAACAAAAGTCTAGGCAAATGGAAAAAATGGATTATGATGTCATTGTGATTGGTGGGGGTGCCGCGGGCTTTTTTAGTGCCATAAATTGCTCTGAAGCTAATCCTCATTTGCGTATTGCTATTTTAGAAAAAACCAATCAGGTTTTAACTAAAGTAAAAATTTCTGGGGGAGGGCGTTGCAATGTCACACACGCCTGTTTTGATGAAAGAGAATTGATTAAAAATTATCCGAGAGGTAATAAAGAGCTACTTGGCCCTTTTACAAGGTTTAAAACCTCAAATACTATCGAATGGTTTAGAGAACGAGGGGTAAAACTAAAAATCGAAGAAGATGGCCGCATGTTTCCAACAACAGATAGCTCTTCAACAATTATTGATTGTTTTTTAAAGGAGATAGAGAGATTAAACGTTCGATTATTTCTTAACGCAAATGTAAAAAAAATTAAAAGAAAACAGGACAGTTGCCTTGTTGAAGTAGGAGAGAAAGTCATTGAAACGCGTAATGTTCTTCTATCGACTGGAAGTAACGCAAAAGGGCTTGAACTTGCGGCAGGCTTAGGGCATAAAGTTGTAGACCCTGTCCCTTCACTTTTTACATTTAACGTCCCGGATTCTCCATTTCTTGACTTAGCAGGGATTTCGATTAATCCAGTAGAAGTTTCTATTTCTGAGACGAGGCTTAAGGAAAGGGGGCCGGTTCTTCTAACTCATTGGGGATTTAGCGGGCCTGCTATTTTGAAGCTGTCTGCATGGGGGGCAAGAATTTTAAATGATCGAAAGTACGAAACTCAATTTTCTATTGATTGGGTTCCGGATATTACTTCAGAAAATTTGAAAGAGACCATTTTGCTATTGAAGAGTAAAAAGCCAAATGCAAGGTGCTCACTAGAAGAGGTCACCTTCTTGCCTAAAAATTTAGCCAAGCGTTTTCTTGAGCTCTTAGACTTAGAGGAAATCCGCTATGCGTCCTTATCCAAAAAGCAGATTGAAGCGCTTGTGACATCCATCAAATGTTCTCATTTCTCTCTTAAAGGAAAGACCACCTACAAACAAGAATTTGTGACATCTGGAGGAATAGATCTTAAAGAGGTTAATTTTAAAACGTTAGAGAGCTTACTCATCCCAGGCCTTTTCTTTGCTGGTGAAATTTTAAATATCGATGGAATTACCGGGGGCTTCAATTTTCAAAACGCGTGGACAACCTCATGGATTGCTGCTCAAGCTATCAAAGAAAAGGGCCAGAAATAG